The window gtatgtatgtatatagtatctaTGTGAGATAGTGACAAATATTTAACGGCCAAACTAACCATAAGAGAAAGGGAAATTAGATTCTCCGTAAATTCAGTTAATCACGCCATTACTTACGCCCCTTTTTTCTTCTTTATATATTTCCCCCTTTCCCTTCTCCTTAATCACCCAACTCACACTTTACCCAAAAACAAACACTACCAATGGCACCTTCATTTCTCCCTCTAATTCTCCTCTATCTCTTCTCTCCATCTCTCATTTCTGCCACCGTACCACCACCTCAGCACACAGTACAACAAGTACAAAGGTACATTCTCCAATCATCCCCTTATTTTCAATCATTTGCATTTCCTACTCTTTTTAGCTAACTTGTACTTTTTTTGTGTTTTTTAGGAGTTTGAATAGTTCGAGGCGGAATTTGGGTTTCCTGTCTTGTGGGACAGGAAATCCAGTTGATGACTGCTGGCGGTGCGACCCAAACTGGGAAAAAAACCGCCAGCGTCTGGCAGATTGTGCCATTGGGTTTGGTAAAGGTGCGGTTGGTGGTAGAGATGGTAAAATCTACGTGGTTaccgactctagtgacgatgatgtCGTAAACCCCAAACCAGGGACTTTACGATACGGTGCCATTCAAGACGAGCCGCTCTGGATTATTTTCGAGCGTGACATGGTAATTAAATTAAAACAAGAATTAATTATGAATAGTTTTAAAACGATCGATGGGCGTGGGGCCAGCGTGCACATAGCCGGTGGAGCGTGCATTACTATTCAATACGTAACAAATATAATCATTCATGGACTTAATATTCACGATTGTAAGCAAACGGGGAATGCTATGGTTAGAAGTTCACCGCGACATTATGGGTTTAGGACAATGGCTGATGGGGATGGTGTGTCCATATTTGGTGGAAGTCATGTGTGGGTTGATCATAATTCGTTATCGAATTGTGCGGATGGCTTGATCGATGCGATCATGGGGTCCACCGCAATCACTATATCCAATAATTACATGACACATCATGATAAAGTGATGCTTTTAGGTCATAGTGATACTTATGAGCAAGACAAGAACATGCAAGTCACAATTGCATTCAACCACTTTGGTGAAGGGTTGGTTCAAAGAATGCCCAGGTAATTGGTCTATTGGTTTGATTATTGAATTCTGTTATTTAAAAGTTACCGacattttttaaaataaataaaaaagtgtAACCACTTACCAATAAAAACAGTCAAAATCTTGGTCTTTATTGGTCTTGGTATCAGGATATGGCTACTCCTATAGTTACTTTATTGTGATTATTGTTTTCTACTCCGTAATACTTTCATAATGACTTTCTAAAACAGAGATGTGAAGTGTAACCAAATTGTGACAATTTTgaagtacaattttttttttaatatcattttgaatttgattttaattaattttagATGTCGACACGGGTATTTTCATGTCGTGAATAACGACTACACGCATTGGGAGATGTACGCAATTGGAGGGAGTGCGAATCCTACCATCAATAGTCAAGGGAATAGATTTCTCGCGCCCGATAGAAGATTTAGCAAAGAGGTAATAAGATTTCGAAATCACTCCTACAATGTACAACTTTTAATGCATAGTCCACAACTAATAACATATTCAATAGTTATGAACTTTCCAATTCATTATGTCATGAATTATGTTACATACCCACCATAATTtagttttttatttaatattgctgAAAATGAGAAATGATGTAGGTGACAAAACACGAAGATGCACCCGAAAGCAACTGGAAAAACTGGAATTGGAGAACCGAAGGGGATCTTATGTTGAATGGTGCGTTTTTTACAACATCGGGTGTTGGGGCATCGTCTAGTTATGCAAGGGCTTCAAGTCTCGGTGCTAGACCATCATCAATCGTGTCCGCCATCACGACTAATGCAGGagcccttgtttgtaaaaggggaTCTCGCTGTTGATCCGAGTACGATAACTTTTATTCAAAAATTTGACTCGAAAAATTTGAAATTTTCGACCGTGATTTTAGTATATTTTATTAGTTTTTCTTACACTATTTCAACTTTTAAAGCTTTATGATTTTGACTATGTTCCCAAAGTACAACCTCGGCTTGTCACGCTGGAGACCATGGGATGTCGTATTTTGGACACCTATAATGATTTTGGGTCCATACAAGTTAAGTAGCGTTGTTATGTATATATGTACGATTTATATCTATGATTTCAAGAAATATTTATCCTATTCTATGTTGCAATTTTATTGTTGTTGATGTTATATTGAAGCATTGAATGTCAATATGTTAAGACTTAAGAAACTATATTGAACTTACAAATGGTGTAGCAAACTTTATGTTGGTTAAAACTTAAAAGTAAGGGTTGAACTTATACAATTATATAAGTTAAATACAGTAGCAAACAATGTACCGAGTAATATAAAATATATCATTTCATTTGTTGGTTTATTACAGTACATATTAGAATGTGAATGAGTAAATTACATATTAGAATGTGAATGAGTAAATTATAATCCGTAATTGTTGTCGCAtataaagatttttattaagtattTAAAATATTGGTACGTATCTGTGAGAAGACAGAATGCGACGAATGTAGTGTTCTTGTCCAAAAGAATTGAAAACGACATGCTCCTATCGTATACTCcgtattttataaattgaaatgtaAAAAGAAAACACTTGAACACTGTTAGACAACCACAAATGTGACATGTCTTTGTTGTTATTGGACAATTATAaactataaaattattatatttatattacagaTTAAAGGGCAAATTCcactaaaaaaataattttttatcacaattttccaattttagataaTCTATGTTTATTTTGACGTTAAAGAATTGTTTATCAAATATTAATCAAAAAGAGAAGTATCGTTAATTTTAAGTTAGAACTCCATCAAAAAATTAACGATACTCCACTTTCTTAAGTAAATCATATGCAAGCTTAATCATCGACATTTACATAAGGATAATGAACATATGCAAGCCGATAGGGTTGAACATGAAAAGAATATCAAGTTGGTCCGATTTGGTAAAGAAATACACTACTCGATTAGCCACATGGAAAGCAAGTCTAATTTCGTCGGGTGGTAGGCTCACATTATTGAAATTGGTTATGGGAAGTCTAGGGATATATTTAACGTCTCTTTTCAAGTGTCCCGAAACTGTCCTTAATACACTAGAATCGATTCGTGCTAGATTTTTTTGGGGTAGTAGCTCGTCTAAGAGAAAAATGGCATGTGTCAAATGGGTTTCGATCCTCTCTTCTTTTAATAAAGGCGGTTTAAACGTTGGTAGTCTTAAGGCCTTCAACATTGCACTCCTTCAAAGATGGTGGTGGCGATAAATATGTTGCCCAAATGATTTATGGGTAATAAATCAATTCATGGAAACTGCTTTGAAGGTACATTTGAAAATAGCTACGGGACAGTGATTATAGGTTCTTGTTTAAAACATATTAATGACAATGTTCTAACTGCAAATTTCATCCATTTGGAGgttgatgatacgcataatgatccgtctaaaAAAGACACTAATTAGCAGCATACCGGCTAGGGTTTCCCGGCGTAGCCCATCCCGGAAAAAGAACATCTTCCCGGCCTCACCTCAGTAACCTGATCAAGAGGCTACTTATGAGCGCACCCGGGAAGGATCACGCCGGACAGAGGTTAGCCGGGGACGCTACGTAAAAATCCAGCTCGTGCAAGCACGCAGGCTACCGACATCACCTAGCCGGATGCAAAGGCATTGAGAAGACAAGAGCTATATTAACACACAGATAAGCCTGCTGATAAACCGACAATAATCTTGCCCGGACGTAACACTACTTTGAAGGAACACTTGGAATAAATGTCGGGCAAAACCTTCTTGCCTGGACGGAGAACAAGACATCCATTACATCCTAGACTGATCTACCACACTTTCGGGACTCCCACGTCTTCCCAGCTCAGGTGCATTGTTCCGGGACAAGCACGTTGTCTAGGAACAAGTACGTCGTCCCGAAACTAGCACACATTCCCGAAACTAACGCATCGTCCCGGAACAAGTTCATGATCCCGGAGCAAACATACAAACAAACTGCACGCCACGTCAGCACATGaattaggaaagtttgttaggatctgtttgttattcccatgaaagggacagaTGCCACGTCAGTCCTCGGGATTAGCAAAGtctgttacaaccatgaaaggttcATGTGCCACGTCACCGTTCCctcataacacctataaatacacgAACAATATCTTTCATTACAGAAGACTGGATGCATTAACGTTACTCTGCTCAAATTAATCACAGTAACATCTCTCCAGTTGATAATACAGTTCCGATAACGATCCCGGTCACTATCGGAATTCATCTTCattctaagatattaacttattcggttCCGATCAAATAAGGTTAATCTCATCGATTGTTTTACGCtcttgaaatccagatttcaaaacggggttcgcacaattattggagttaaaacattcgatccactctttttTCAAAATCAAGCACTTAAACTCGGAATCTACTTAACTattacgattttggtttgatcagagGTTGGTAACAGAAGAAATGTTAGCTTTTGGCATGATGTTTGGTGTGACTCATCTTCGTTAAAGTCCCGTTTTAACCGGCTATATCATGTTGATGCTATTAAATTTGATATGGTGGCGGACAAATGGAGTAACGGGGAGTGAATTTTGAATTGGACTCGCGAGATTCTTGATGGTCGTAACCTGGACCTGCTCATTCGTCTCAAAGAGGATATTCAACAGTTTATTATGTCGGACATATATGATAAATGTTGTTGTTCGTTAAGCTCGGATTCACTTTTTCGGTTAAAGTCATTCGTGGTCGTTTGGACCATGTGTTTTTACCTTCTCTGCGATTGCCACAACTAGGATCAAAAGTGTACCGAGGGAAATTAATGCTTTTTGGTGGCGTTTTAAATTGGACGCATTACCTCTGCGTTGGAACTATCAACGAGATGTGTGGATATCTCGAACTTATCATGTTCGATCTGTTGCCAAGGAGTTGAACAGTTACAACAGTTGTTTTTTGAATGTGGTGTTGCTAGCGAAGTCTGGCAGCGTATCCGAGTTTGGAGTGATTGTGGAATGCCGAGGTTTATTTGTTGGGCGGATGTTACTTCATGGCTGGATGGTCTGCACGTGACCACTTCTTCCATGACTCGGATCTTAGCGATTGTGATCACGACGTTTTGGGTCTTATAGAATTTTCGGAACGGGGTCGTTTTTAATGACACTGTTATTCGTAGGAGTAACACTTTTGAtgtaattattttattttctttttattggCTGAAAAATCGAAGTCACATAGTTTCTAATTGGAACTATTGGCTTCAAAGGCTCTTGTAATTCATCTTTTAACGTCTTGCTATGGAGCGCTCTTTTATAATACAAAAGTTTGCCTATAAAAAAAAGAACATATGCAAACTTGATAATTGACACATACGTGTGTCGTTAAACTTCTACGATCATATTACGAATATAACGAAAATTAAGTAAATATCTGGTTCGTAAGAATCGTCATTCATGAGGTCTTCTATAtcatagattatagattatagattatgcccataattaaataaaatatatagatagatagattataaaTTATAGATTATATAGATTATAGAAATAATATAGATAGTTACACCCCTAATTAATTAGTACCCAGTACTAGTTACATAATGCCTATCATTTGGTGTTTTATGTCATTTCTTTTTTTATAAAATTCTCGAACAATGCCTCGTTACTTGAGCATTGCCGAAttgagatttttttttttatatctagaAAAATATTATGATAACTAAATCAAGTTTGTCCTGGAATccttttttgtttttatattttgttttattccCATCTTTAAGAGATTTTCATTTTTTTAGAGCTAGTCTTTACGTCTTAAAACGCACATTTTATTATTACTCCTATTATTTGGTATAAGAAAAAAATAAGGCTTAAAACATAATTTGTCTTTTTTGTCCTTTACTAATTGGTACATtcaaatttatttattttggtcgtgGTTAAACGTGTTTCCCTTTTAATTTTGTTTGTAAGAAGAGTAATTAGTTGCGgaatttgaatttttatttttgagCTGAAATTGTTACAGATAAAATGATAGTGAGAGCCGATCAAGTGTAAATTCTGAAGAAAATataagatacataattataattataattataattataattattaattattaattataataacatcaACAAAAATATCCAATATCACAAAATATGAGGTACGAGGAATGTAAAATGTAGACAATCGTTCATCTatcttaaaataaaaatagaagTCATTTCTCTACCAGCGAGTAGAGAAAACCATTTATGCACCCATGGTTAGAAAACGTCATATCTCCCTCTACTCGAGAATAAAGAGATTATTTTTAAAAAGACCTCCGAACAAAACGACAAAAATAAAAGCACGGAACATAAGAAAGAAAGAGAAAACGATACATACTCATAAGATGTTGTACGAGCATTGAGAAATgttatatatagatacaaataCAATATGGAATATAgtgataaatgaataaatatatgaaAAATACCAACACATAGGGGGATAAACATATAAACAAAATAAAAAGATCAATAACAAATATATATGATACTCCTCTTATATACTAGAGTAAACGAGATTTTTTGCCGTTTAATTATTGTCGTTTCTTTTGGCACGACAACGTTTGTCATTTAATTCTATAAGTGAGAATAAGATCCAATATCGCAAGTGGGAATAAGATCCAATAAAAGTTTCATGTTTAAAACTTTTTTTTCAGGCCCAAATGATCATGAAGCTTTTCTTTAGCATCTTTTATTTTTTATTGGACAACAGTTAGTTGGAGATCACCTAGAGGAACTTAACCACCAACGCAATCATCTCCCGCAGTTGTTATACATGCCCTCCAACTGCGTGCCCAGGAAGAAACACGCACCAATCTCACACggggcatggacggtaaaacctcctcccctttacccccaacgcgatgtgggaaaggtgtcatggatggtatttcatggcagggatgaaattgtgggttaatatgtagTCAACAGGAGTCGAACTTCTGACTTCCCCTAAAGAAACCAGACAACCAACCGTTGGACTACATCACAACTTCTAATACTCCACTAACACATTTTAAAAGGAAATTACATTTTTGTATTTAACTTTTTATACGTTTGAGCGGTAccaaatttattatatattatatatatagataaatcgaTAAAAATAATGAGATAAAATTCTATTATACTCATAATGTATCTATATAAAAgaaatttgtaaataaataaataaaaggtaaAACGGTAAAGTTAACAAAAATATAGTATAATAATGACATTTTGTACTCTATTTAATAAAGGAATTGTATCAATTCTTGATATGTGTATTTTAATTATAAACTTTCGAAATAGTTTCAATGTATATAGCAGAACTATATATTGTTGTAAACAATTTTTCGTCGCAATGCACGCCATTTGTGGTATTGAGGCTCTTAGTGTGTCGTTTTTTACCTTAAAGGTTGACGTATTGTTTTTTTCTAGATGACATGTTATCTTGAAGCTTTTTAAAAtagtaagatttttttttttttggagacttatGTATATACCTACTTTTTCATATATTTTTAGAGCTTTTCTTATGTATTAATATCATGTATATTTGTTATTGACCTTTTTATTTTGTTTATATGTTTATCCCGAATGTGTCGGTATTTTTCATATATTTATTCAAAACAGAAGAATGTGAGCTATAACTAACGAGCAAGCAACATCACTATTGGATATCTATAGGAAGATTTGTACTTGAACTttcttttttgaaaggcaaacaaaGAATTATATTATAGAGATAACACGAACAATACAACACGAACAATACAACGAAGGATGCCCTACCAAAAGAGGGAACATCCGCACCATAAGAGAGCCTATCTAACCAACACGAAGACTATCTAATGAACTACTTGGTTGCGAAGAAAGCAACCTACTCCTAGCACGAAAGCCGTACTTGACAAAAGATTAcacaaaattaaatattaaaatacacACAAGGATTTGAGAGCCATTGAAGCCATTTGAGGTTTTTTCCTTTTAATCTCGGCAATATCCACTCAAAAGACTTAGATTGTATCGACTTCCCGGTACTTGTCATCGAAGAAGGACCATTGTCACTCGCCAAAACCAAAATGCTAGAGCACATCCAGTTACTTGaacctgtgacgccccgtacaaaatcatcgtgtacggttcatcaacaacatgatcattacaaggtcaaatactatatgctgtttgaaaaccagttttgcattcataaaaagatagcgttttacaaaagataacgtgcttcctatgaatagaagcgttaacataagtatgtgacccaa of the Rutidosis leptorrhynchoides isolate AG116_Rl617_1_P2 chromosome 5, CSIRO_AGI_Rlap_v1, whole genome shotgun sequence genome contains:
- the LOC139846749 gene encoding probable pectate lyase 18, which translates into the protein MAPSFLPLILLYLFSPSLISATVPPPQHTVQQVQRSLNSSRRNLGFLSCGTGNPVDDCWRCDPNWEKNRQRLADCAIGFGKGAVGGRDGKIYVVTDSSDDDVVNPKPGTLRYGAIQDEPLWIIFERDMVIKLKQELIMNSFKTIDGRGASVHIAGGACITIQYVTNIIIHGLNIHDCKQTGNAMVRSSPRHYGFRTMADGDGVSIFGGSHVWVDHNSLSNCADGLIDAIMGSTAITISNNYMTHHDKVMLLGHSDTYEQDKNMQVTIAFNHFGEGLVQRMPRCRHGYFHVVNNDYTHWEMYAIGGSANPTINSQGNRFLAPDRRFSKEVTKHEDAPESNWKNWNWRTEGDLMLNGAFFTTSGVGASSSYARASSLGARPSSIVSAITTNAGALVCKRGSRC